The Streptomyces sp. NBC_00576 genome contains the following window.
GGCATCCCCGTCTCCGTGGTCATCTTCGGCGCTCTCACCGTCGTCGCCTGGGTCTTCCTGGCCCGCACCCGCTGGGGCCGCGTGTTGTACGCGATCGGTGCCAACCCGGAGGCCTCCCGCCTGGCAGGCATCCGCGTGGGCGCGTACCGGGCCCTGGCGTACGTCCTTTCCGGCGTCCTCGCGTCGATCGGCGGCCTGATCCTGGCGGCGCGCATCGGCCAGGGAGACGTCTCCGCGGGTACGTCCCAGCTCCTCGAAGCCGTTGCCGTCGCCCTGGTGGGCACGTCCGTCCTCGGCCGGGGGCGCCCGAACGTGTGGGGCACCGCCCTGGGCGCGGTCCTCATCGGCATCATCACCACCGGCCTCACCATCAAGGGCCTGCCGTACTACACGCAGGACGTGGTCGAGGGCGCCGTCCTGATCCTCGCCCTGGTCTTCAGCTTCACCCTGTCCAAGCGCCGCACCGCATAAGGAAGTTCACGATGGGCTACCGCATCCTGGAGCCGGCCGACGTCCCCGCGTACCTGAACGAGCGCGGCCACTGGCCCGACCCTGCGGACATCCAGGTCCGCGAGGTCTCCGACGGCAACATGAACCGCGTGTTCCTCGCCAGGTCCACCGACGGCACCCGCAGCCTCGCCGTCAAGCAGGCCCTGCCCTGGGTCCGGGTGGCCGGCCCGTCCTGGCCGATGAGCCCGGAACGCGCCGACGCCGAGGCGAGGGCGTACGAGCAGGTCGCGAAGGTGGCCCCCGACAAGATCCCGGCGATCCTCGGCTACGACCCCGAGAACTACGCCCTCGTCATGGAGGACATGTCGGACCTGGAGGTCCTGCGCACCCTCCTCAACGAGGGCGCGTCGTACGGCCCGCACACCTCCGCCCGCATCGGCGAGTTCGTGGCCCAACTGACGTTCGCGACCAGCGACTTCGGCATGGAGTCGGCGGACCGCAAGGCGCTGGTGGCGGCCTCGGTGAGCCCGGAACTGTGCAAGATCACCGAAGACGTGGTCCTGGCCGAGCCGTACATCGAGCACGAACACAACCACTGGCACGAGGGCCTGGACGACCTGGCGACGGAGTTCCGCGCCGACGCGAGGCTCCGCACGGAGGTCGCCGACCTCCGCCACACCTTCATGACGAGCGCCCAGGCCCTCCTGCACGGCGACCTGCACACCGGCAGCGTCATGGTCGGTGAACGCGAAGGCGCCCCGGTGGTACGGGTCTTCGACCCCGAGTTCTCCTTCGTGGGCCCGATCGGCTACGACCTCGGCCTGTACTGGGCGAACGCCCTGGTCTCGGAGGAACGGGCCCGGGCACTGGGCTTGTTGAGCGACCACGCAGATCAACTAGCCCAGTCCTGGGAGGCCTTCGAGGCCGAGTTCCGCGTGCTGTGGCCGACGAGGATCGACACCTTCTTCGACGACGCGTACCTGGACCGCTTCCTGCGCAGGATCTGGACGGAGGCGGTGGGCTACGCGGGCACGGAGATCATCCGCCGCATCATCGGCTTCGCCCACCTGACAGACCTGACAACGCTCCCGGACCCGGTGCCGGCCTCCCGCAGGGCACTCCTGCTGGGACGCGAACTGATCGTCCGCAGGGCCGAGTTGAGCAACCCGAACGACATAAGGGCGCTGGGGCAGCCCGCCTAGGGGCGCGGGGAACTGCGCGACCAGCCACAACGCTCCCGCAGACGAACCACAAACGCAAAGGGGCGGCTCCCTCAACAAGGAGCCGCCCCTTCAACGCCGTACCGCCTACTTCTTGTCGAGCAGATCCTGAACCTTCGCCCGGACGTCGTCCGTGGCAAGGCCCCGAATCGTCAAGGTAGTCCGACGGCGCAGCACGTCGTCCACCGTCTCCGCCCACTCACTGTCCCGCGCATACACAACCTGCGCCCAGATCTCCGGCGCATCAGCGTGCACCCGCTCACCCAGCTCAGGGTTCTCGTTCGCCAGCCGCGCGATGTCGAACGCCAGCGACCCGTAGTGCGTCGCAAGGTGCTTCGCCGTGTCGGCGGCCATACGCGGACCCGGCGCCGGGTTGTCCACCAGCAGCCGGTGCGCGACAGCGCGCGGATTGGCGACACCGGGAAGCGGCAGGTGCTTCGGCAGAGACGCGACAGGCTCGAAGTCGTCGCCCAGCGGACGCCCGGGAAGCGTCTCCAGCTTCTCCATGACCGTACGGCCGATGTGCCGGAAGGTCGTCCACTTGCCGCCCGAGACGGACAGCATCCCGCCCTTGCCCTCGGTCACGACCGTCTC
Protein-coding sequences here:
- the mtnK gene encoding S-methyl-5-thioribose kinase; translation: MGYRILEPADVPAYLNERGHWPDPADIQVREVSDGNMNRVFLARSTDGTRSLAVKQALPWVRVAGPSWPMSPERADAEARAYEQVAKVAPDKIPAILGYDPENYALVMEDMSDLEVLRTLLNEGASYGPHTSARIGEFVAQLTFATSDFGMESADRKALVAASVSPELCKITEDVVLAEPYIEHEHNHWHEGLDDLATEFRADARLRTEVADLRHTFMTSAQALLHGDLHTGSVMVGEREGAPVVRVFDPEFSFVGPIGYDLGLYWANALVSEERARALGLLSDHADQLAQSWEAFEAEFRVLWPTRIDTFFDDAYLDRFLRRIWTEAVGYAGTEIIRRIIGFAHLTDLTTLPDPVPASRRALLLGRELIVRRAELSNPNDIRALGQPA